GAGGCCCAGGAGCAGCTCGATTTCCAGGAGAGCGTGCAGGAGTACAAGAAGGGGGTGCAGGCCGGCCCAGTCCCAGCAGGTGCGCGGGGCTCGGCCTCCTGGCCACTGGTGTTCTGGTTTGCGTGTCATGAGGTCCTTGCCGACATGCAGCTGTGGGGTTTGTGAGGCAGTGAGGCCCTGGACGGGGCACAGGCTTTGGGATCCTCACATCTTCAGGGTGTGAACTCCGGCTGTGCCGCTTAGTGTCTCTCTGGCTTGGGGAAGACCCAACCCTTTGAGCCAGCTTCCTTACCCGTGACCTGGGGCCCTGACCCCCTGGAAGTAAACGGTGCTCCGTGACACAAAGAAGTccctttttcatttaaaacaatGAGAGGCAATTCTTTGGAAGAAAGCACAGAGCAATCCTGTCGCTCTCCTTCCCAGACAACAGCACGTGTCATGGGGAGACCTGGGTGTAAGAGGCTCTGATTGCCAGGTCATTCCACCTACATGGGTTTACTGTTTTCTGAGCTCGATTGTCCCTTCTGGGAAGTTGAACTCAGCTGACTATTGCTTTGGGCTGCCTTTGGCTGTACCCCTCACGTGGCTGAATGCTGGCTCATTTTTACCCAGAAGTAGACTGTTACATGTATTTATTATTCCGTAGAGAAAGGAAGCCAGTATCCAGAAATCATCTTCCTTGGAACAGGATCTGCCATCCCAATGAAGATTCGGAATGTCAGCGCCACGCTCGTCAACATAAGGTGTTGCTCCTCTTctagaaaatgctttatttttcaaCCAGAATCCCGCCCCACGCGCCATTTGAAAAGTTCATTGCACTTTTTCATCACCCTTTACATCATAATAAAAATAGTGGCTTGCTGCTGCTTTGGTACTCCCACACAGCAGGCACCTAGCTTAGAAATTAGCTCACTCTGCACATTAATCCAATGAAATAGTTAATAATTGcacccattttattgatgagtagATTGGTGctcagctggtaagtggcagatcTGAAAGTTGGACTGGTCTGTGTTGATAGCTACATTATATTACTATCCTACCAACTAGTTATGCTGATATGTTAAAAAGCTTTTGGGCTTTGTACACTTTGTTTTTTATTCAGCCCCCTTACTGTGGAcgtagttttttttttagtttattctcTTTGGTGCCGTTTATTTGCAAAGGGATGAAGGTATTTTGAAATGCACATGGTGCCTCTGCaggtatatttatattaaaatgagaTTGTGAAGTATTgggttagtttttaaattttgctttgtcATCTTGTGTACTAAGGAACCAAATGATGCATTAAATGTGcattgctgtgatgggatgcatCTTGTTATTAGAAATATAAATGTGGAGGACATAGCTCCGTACTCTGAGGCTTCTCCCTAGAAGAGGACAGGTGTCCTAAAGAGGAAAGGCCTCTGTCctccctagagcaggggttctgaaATGGGCTGAACATCGACACAGCCCAAAGGTCCAGTCAGAATTGCAGATCTTGGCCCCTTCCAAGACCAGTTAAATCAGAAGCTCTGGGTGGCAGCTGGGTGTCTGTATTCACTCAACAATGAAGCCTCAGCAGCCAGGCCCACACCAGAACTGGCTTAGAAAGCCAGAGCTGCTTGGAAAGGGGAGAAATCTGGTGGCAACCTGGAACTGGAAAACAGTGTTCTAGCACACAATGACCTCTAGCATTACAGCCCCAGAGAGGGTCTTGCCACATACCAGCTAAATAACCAGACATTTGCTGGTAGGATGAAGTGTTTTACCCTTCCATTCTGTAGACCtttgggggtttttttttgtatgcCCAGCATTTGTGTAGCGCTGTATACTTGAAAGGTGGATAATTCTTATTTAAAGAGATCAACTCACTTGTTTTTGCTTATGTTCCCCAAAGACAAAGCATGAGGTTTATGGAAGATAGAAATTACCAAAAGCTGCTCCCCCCTCCGCTAAAGCAAGAGACACTCCTGCCCCGTATGAGGTCTCTAGCATGTCCTTTTCCCCTCGGGTTGCATCTCTCTCCTGACAGCTCGGACAAGTCTCTGCTCCTGGACTGTGGCGAAGGCACGTTTGGGCAGTTGTGCCGCCACTACGGAGACCGCGTGGACAGGGTCCTGGGCACCCTCACCGCTGTGTTCGTGTCCCACCTGCACGCAGATCACCATACTGTGAGTGGGCGCAGAGGGCCGTGCCTCCTGTTCCCTGCCAGGGCCCCGGCTCGCCCACAGCTAGTTGTTCGTGTCTCACTAGGAAATGCTAGAAAACCCCAGTGCAGTCCTTGCGCTCAGGAAGAGTGTGTCTTGCTTTCTATTGGCTTTCGTTCATACGCAGTCCTGCGGGTTTCGCTTGGCCCAGCTTTCCTCTCGGAGCCTGCTCAGGTGAAACTGCTGAAGTCAGAGTGCTGGCAGTGAGCCCGCCGGGAGGCTCTGACGACGGGGCCTGCCTCCTAGGGGCGGCTGCTGCTTCTCTTTTCTACCTTCTTCCTGTTGCAGCGCAGGTTTGCAGGCTGGCGtgtccttcccccttccccccgcctcccccagggATGAGTTTGATAGGAAGCCAGGACCAACTGTGACATTATGACTCTAGAACCATGATGGGGAGGAAACAGGAGTTTGGTTCTGGCTgacctgtggcttctcttttgcATCCCAGGGCTTGTTAAATATCCTGCTGCAGAGAGAGCGAGCACTGGTAAGTGGCGCGTGATGTCACTGAGCCGTGTGGCTCCGTGGACTCACTTGTTTCTATTGGTTTGAGTTGCAGCAGGCTCGACTCTGTTGTTTTGGTTTCAGGCATCCCTGGGAAAGCCCTTCCACCCTCTGTTAGTGGTGGCCCCTGCCCAGCTGCGGCCCTGGCTCCAGCAGTACCATAACCAGTGCCAGCAGATCCTGCATCACGTCAGGTGAGTGTCGGGGTGGGCCTGAGCACCGAGGCTGCCGTCTCACGccacctcccttccttcttcagcCAGCTGAAGGCTGACATTGGGGCAGCTAGAGCACCCTGGACCTGTCCCCGTGCTGATGCAAGGGCCGAAAGCGTTGGAAATGTTCCTTCTCCACCCTCGTTTCAGTTCGGTGCTAGTTCCGGGCTTTGCCCAGGCCATCTGTGCCAGGTGGATGCAAGGCTGGGAGGTGGCCACCCAGGCTGAGGGCAAGGGGACCGTTTGGGGTCTGCTGAGGCCTCCTGGAGTCCGGGCTCCTGCTGTGGTCTGAGGCCACTCGCTGCTCTTTTTCTTGCAGGGGCCTTGGGGTTTTGAGTATTCTTTCCCCGTCTTAGTGTCTCTGGTTTAGatctgtttctttagtgatttggAGGCTCTCCAGTCAGTGAGAGACTTGAACTTTGACTGCAGACATTAAATGTtctgggtttttaaatttttttatttatttgttttttgtttgtttttaactttttaaatgtgtCCTTTTCACAGTATGATTCCTGCCAAATACCTTAGGAAAGGGTCTGAGGTCCCCAGTCCCGCAGTTGAAAAATTGATGGAGTCACTGTTGGGAGAGTGTGGCCTGGAGGAGGTAAGGGGGGCCCCGCGGGTCCGAGGAGGTGCAGGCGGGGAGTGAGGCCTGAGCTCACCCTGCGCCCTCAGTTTCAGACCTGCCTGGTCCGGCACTGCAAGCACGCGTTCGGCTGCGCGCTGGGCCACGCGTCTGGCTGGAAGGTCGTCTACTCGGGGGACACCATGCCCTGCGATGCCCTGATCCGTATGGGTGAGTTGGGGGCATTGTCCAAGGCTGCTTTGGGGTGCGTTAGCTCCCAGTGGACTAGAACTGGAGACTGCAAATCGGTTCCCCCCAACAGTCCCCACTTGTCCACGTGCCAAGGTCGACCGGAAAAACAGCTTTTCCCTCAGAGGCCTCGACTTGATGCCTGTGTTTGTCCTCCAGGGAAAGATGCCACCCTCCTCATACACGAGGCGACCTTGGAGGACGGTTTGGAAGAGGAGGCCGTGGAGAAGACGCACAGGTACTGAAGGCCCTGCAGTCCTCATCCCCCACCCTCGACGCTCGGCGCCCTCTCCCACCTGCCGTGCTGGGAACGGCGGTGCCCTCCATTGCTTCTACCAAAGGCTTCGGGGCTTCTTGAACCCGAGGCGGTTCTCTTATGGGCCCTTCTGCCTGTGTTTTTGCAGAGTTCTCTAGCTTTCGTGTCAAGAAGAGTGTTTGAGAGGCTTACAAATATGCTAGAATAAGCCGCAAGCCGGGTCAGGGAATTAGCGAAGTGGGGAAGAGGGCTGGAATTTTATGAAGGCGCGCTTCTTCTCAGACGTGCTCACCAGCGGATGGTTGACGGCACCCTGTGCAGACGTGTGCCGTGCGAGGAAATCAGCTGCTTTCTTGGGGGGCCGGGGTGGTTCTCCTGCGGGGTCCCCGCCGCGGGCTCAGCTCCCCTCTGCACCTggtccctctgccacagcaccaCCTCCCAGGCCATCGACGTGGGCATGCGCATGAATGCAGAGTTCATCAtgctcaaccacttcagccaGCGCTACGCCAAGATCCCCCTCTTCAGCCCCGACTTCAACGAGAAAGTTGGAATCGCCTTCGACCACATGAAGGTCTGGACAGGATGTGGGCGCACTGGGCAGGCCGGGCGGAGCTGGGCTTGGGGACTGCCCAGGGGAGAGGACGTGTGTCCCTAGATCTGTGACGCCACCTGCCCAGCATCCCAACCCCAGGCCGGAGGACCAAGTCCCACCTTCCACAGGGGCCTTCCCCCCTCTGTCTGGGGCGTGGGTCTGCGAGGATGGGACCTGGCACCGGCACACTCAGTTTCATCACATCTCTGAGTGTGTCGTGTCCTCCCCTTGCCTTCCAGGTCTGTTTCGGAGACTTCCCAATTGTGCCCAAGCTGATTCCCCCACTCAAAGCCCTGTTTGCCAATGACCTGGAGGAGATGAAGGAGCGCAGGGAGAAGCGGCTGCTGCGGGAGGCTTTCCTGTCCAGGCTGCAGGCAGACAGCCCTGAGCCCAAGTTGCTGCAGCAGCAGAGGGCCCCCACCGCGGAGCCCCAGAGCCCCCAGAGCAAGAAGGCGCGCCTGGAGTGAGGGCTCACGGCCACCCGAAGTCTGTGCGTCTCCGGCGCTGTGCGTGGGCAGCACAGCTGGCACTCCCTGCCTGCTCAGAGCCAGAGGGTGCAGGCCAGCAAGGAGGACTCGCCCTGAGGCTCCTGGGTGACACCGAGCGGCTGCCTCTGACCCGTGTGTGGGAACGCTGCAGGAACACGCTGCTGTCTGGAAGCAAGCCAGCAGCACTGTAACCCCAGTTCCCATTGGTTCTTAGAGAAAAGCAGAGGGCAGCCCTCTTCACCTGTCTCGTTCCTCCTCTGCATCCTCGAGTCAAGGCAAGCGACCGGGAACACTGGGTTTTAGAAATGAAATCTGAATGCCCAAGACTCAAGGCATAGTATTTCCAAAGAAACCAGAACACAATAAAGATTCTCTTGGGACTCCTGAGTTTTTTTCACTTCTCCCGGTGCCTCTTCACAGCGTGCCTGGGAATCGGCTCAAGCAGAGGATGCGTGCGGAGACTTGTCCTGGAGAGCCACGGCCCTTGCTCTTTGCCCTTCAAAGTATTGAGAAATGTCATGCCAGGCAGGCGCCCTAGACCTTTTGATTTTAAAAGCAGAGGTTAGTGCTTAAATATTGAGAACTTTCCAAGAGAGATGAATTTGGTACTTTTCGTGTAGAATGTAGCCAGAATTCCAAAAACTCCCATGTTGAGAGAGGTTGTCCTACCTGAGATTGACTCCTGTGCCCCCAGAAGTTTCTTACTAACACAAGAAGCTAGGCCATACTCAGGgataataaatctattttaataACATTGCTTTGGACAACTATTTGTACATGTATTTAAAGGTAACTTTCATCCCCTGGGCTCCATTACAAATTGGGTACTGAACTGCCCTCGCCAGGAAGTGAGCAAAGCTAGAACATCAAAATTTTGCAAATCCCACCATCAGAGAAGGGTTATTTTACACTGTGTTGGGAAAAATAAGCATTTAAATTCTCATTGTATACCTGTACAATGGTTAGATTGAATGACTCAAACAAATATAGAtttcatatatacaaatattataTCATGTATAGGTATAGTATATCTATTTTAAAAGGGTAAAACTTTAAAGTTTGACTTTGCATGCATGACCCGAATCTCTTTGTCACTCCCCTAAGTCCGAGGTGTGACTGGGCTCCCCAGACCCTGCTCCCGGCCAGCCAGCGGACGGGCTGCTgcatgagaagagaagggaggcgCGACTGCCTGGCGAGCTAGGGGGCCAGCGCGCCCCGGGGCTGGCCTTGCGCTCTCCCTCGTGCTTTGTTTGGGTCACAGGATTATTGCTATTTGCTTGGAACCTCCAGAAAGAAGATGGGCTTTTGGGCCCCAGGGACCTGGTGAGCTGGGCGCCCCTGGGAGGCACAGAAGGGAAGAACCCCGCTATCAGGTGTTAAACTCAGAGGCGCAACAACCGGGAGCCTTCAGTCACGTGCAGAAAAACAACCCTTAGGAAGCAAAACAAACTTGGCTCCCAGCTGTTTACTTGGAGCGCTCAGGCTGGAGCAGGCTGGGGGCAGCGGTGAGGCGCCATCCCCAGGCAAAGATCAGCGCCCAGGACTCCTCCCGCTGTGCCCTAGGGGCCCCTGGCCACCCCGTGTCCTCTGTGTAAAGGAGCTGATACCGTAGGACACGACCTCAGCTGTCCAAAGAAAAGGGAGCAGCCCCCAGGCCTAACCGAGCATTTcaccgccccccccacacacaccccgcAAGGGACACTGCGAGAAGCCCCTCCCACCCCGGGGTAGGGAGAGGTGGAGCCGCTTGGCGTGGAGGCAGAGCATGGGTCAAAATAGGCACAGAGTCAAAAGGCAAAGATAAACAAAAGGCCAAAGTAACCACCcgaaaggaacaaacaaaatctGCACCACCGACACGGGCCACAGGGACCGGACCACGATTTCCCGTAGACAGCCAACCTGGCGTTGGCAGTGACGAGGAGCCCCCGGGGCGCTCGGCGAGCGCACGGCGCGGCTCCTGGCGCTTCCGGGCACAGGTCTGCGCGGGCAGCGGCGGGAGCGCGTGTCAGAGGGCCGTGCTCTCAGACTCCTCCTCCGAGTCCCTTTTCTCAGTCACTGAGTGTCGCCGCGCGTGCTCCAGGGGACTCAGGCGGAGCGTGGACCCGAGCTCCACGTGGATGGAGGGGATGTCGAAGTGCACGAGATCTGGAAAGGAGCAGAGAGGGGGGCTGAGTGGGCTCGTGGGCGGCCGGGTGGGCGGCGGGAGGCGGCGTGAGGGAGCAGCGCGGtggcgcggggcggggagggaTGACGCGGGGAGCTCAAGCGTTCTGTCGCAAGCCCACTTTGCCTCTACCTAGGAAGCTCGTGAAAACAGCGTCCAGATTCCACCACTGTAGCTGGAAGAGGCTGGCTCGGCCGCTCTGCCCTCTGCAAAGCCACGTGGCACCCCCCAGCTACAGCCTCGGCAAGGACGCCCTGCGGGTGCGTCTTGACGCTgccgcgggggaggggggggggatttCAGGGCTGCACCTGACCTTCGGCGCCTCGGCAGGGACACCCGGAAGCGGTGTCCCCACTAAGAAACGGCTGCGCTTCCGCAGGCTGAGGAGGCAGAGGCCGTCTCCAGCGGCCCTGGGGGGTAGTGGCAGCAACTGCTCGCCCGCTGGCTGCAGGTAGAGGCCCCTGCCAGCGAGCCTGGGTGCTGGGAAGCCGTGCTCCCCCCAGGCCTCTGCCAGGGCCCTTGTCCAGCAGCTGCTCTGCAGGTATTGTTTGCTTCCACTTGTATCAAGAGCTTTAAAAGGCATTTCCTGGGAAGATGATTAGAAAGTTCCTGAAGGGACAGGGGCCAGCGTCTGGGGAACCCAGGGCATCTGTGAGTTGCTGATGGCAAGGCGGGTGCCTCAGAGCCAGCACTTGCTACACATCCCTCCCCACCGACTCCTGGGGAGCTGCTAACTGGGGAGGTGCAGGCCTCAGAACTGCGTCTGTCCTCAGGCCTCCGCTAGTCCCCCCGCGCAGCCCCCTTCGTTTCGGGCCCTCACTTAGCCTTGCTCAGCAGCCGAGGCCAGGACTAGCGCACGGGC
This genomic stretch from Dasypus novemcinctus isolate mDasNov1 chromosome 21, mDasNov1.1.hap2, whole genome shotgun sequence harbors:
- the ELAC2 gene encoding zinc phosphodiesterase ELAC protein 2 isoform X2, producing MHWSNVGGLCGMILTLKETGLPKCVLSGPPQLEEYLEAIKIFSGPLKGIDLAVRPHSAPEYKDETMTVFQIPIYSEQSGRDHQPSQSPPGPPSSPSPKQSSGSASTENELPDGVNQKAGCRDPSLVVAFVCKLHMKKGNFLVLRAKELGLPVGTAAIAPIIAAAKVGKSVTYEGREILPEEICTPPDPGVAFIVVECPDEGFIQPICESSALERYQGKADDPVALVVHMAPEAVLLDGRYQQWMERFGPDTQHLVLNESCTSVHNLRSYKIQAQLNLIDPDIFPPLATFPCKEEGPALSVPTVRGECLLKYQLRPRTEWQRDAIVTCNPEEFIAEAQEQLDFQESVQEYKKGVQAGPVPAEKGSQYPEIIFLGTGSAIPMKIRNVSATLVNISSDKSLLLDCGEGTFGQLCRHYGDRVDRVLGTLTAVFVSHLHADHHTGLLNILLQRERALASLGKPFHPLLVVAPAQLRPWLQQYHNQCQQILHHVSMIPAKYLRKGSEVPSPAVEKLMESLLGECGLEEFQTCLVRHCKHAFGCALGHASGWKVVYSGDTMPCDALIRMGKDATLLIHEATLEDGLEEEAVEKTHSTTSQAIDVGMRMNAEFIMLNHFSQRYAKIPLFSPDFNEKVGIAFDHMKVCFGDFPIVPKLIPPLKALFANDLEEMKERREKRLLREAFLSRLQADSPEPKLLQQQRAPTAEPQSPQSKKARLE